One stretch of Pedobacter riviphilus DNA includes these proteins:
- a CDS encoding alkylphosphonate utilization protein has translation MWSEFAPVQVVAWRMLSRLRNEGWAADSLDILYLDDETLEWAKKTGDHEQDGTVEFHQDSNGTRLFEGDTVVLVKTLDVKGSTLSAKLGTVVKNIRLVHDNTEQIEGKVEGQTIVILTKYLRKG, from the coding sequence ATGTGGTCGGAATTTGCCCCGGTACAGGTTGTTGCCTGGAGAATGTTGAGCAGATTAAGAAACGAAGGCTGGGCGGCAGATAGTCTGGATATTTTATACCTGGATGATGAAACGTTGGAATGGGCTAAAAAAACCGGCGACCATGAACAGGATGGTACTGTTGAATTTCACCAGGACAGTAATGGTACCCGTTTATTTGAAGGCGATACCGTTGTTTTGGTTAAAACACTGGATGTTAAAGGCTCAACATTGAGCGCTAAATTGGGTACTGTAGTTAAAAATATCCGATTAGTTCATGATAATACCGAACAGATTGAGGGTAAAGTAGAGGGGCAAACCATTGTTATTTTAACCAAATACCTGCGCAAAGGATAA